One segment of Rubripirellula amarantea DNA contains the following:
- the infA gene encoding translation initiation factor IF-1 encodes MGKKEDAFEVEGTVTQALANTRFRVQLETGSEVMAHVAGRMRKHFIRIVPGDKVRVELSPYDLTKGRIVYRER; translated from the coding sequence TTGGGAAAGAAAGAAGATGCCTTCGAAGTCGAAGGCACTGTTACACAAGCACTCGCTAACACACGGTTCCGTGTCCAATTGGAAACGGGATCCGAGGTGATGGCGCACGTAGCTGGCCGAATGCGAAAGCACTTTATTCGTATCGTGCCCGGCGATAAGGTTCGCGTTGAGTTATCGCCCTACGATTTGACGAAAGGTCGAATCGTTTACCGGGAACGCTAA
- a CDS encoding DUF1571 domain-containing protein: protein MLFSFSFLVIGFLKRILLITVPIILATVALLLVRSRNLDARTTTISSPAPISTSGVVESPRSASVAGASGAIASAGASEALGSHRDIQVLTMAQVIDRAKAVRESMSENLSDYTARFVKQERGDTGELGEETVIRLKVQTRLRNSSDDAPMRVFLRFEAPQSQAGRKVIWGSDLYDGKMAVHETGMLLGLKTIYLDPNGMIAMQGQKHPVSEIGLVKLVEKLIERGGEDIDDPDLQITLTPNYEFDGRQVEFLRVVRTKRKEKKTDDDYQTAEIFLDVDRQLILRYRSFGWPTIDGEEPPLLESYTYENVELNVGLTDTDFDVTNPEYGYPAF from the coding sequence ATGCTCTTTTCATTCTCGTTTTTGGTCATCGGTTTCTTGAAACGCATACTACTGATTACGGTTCCAATCATCCTGGCTACCGTTGCATTGCTATTGGTGCGTTCGCGCAACCTCGATGCGCGGACAACGACCATTTCCTCTCCTGCTCCCATTTCAACATCAGGCGTTGTTGAGTCGCCTCGTTCGGCAAGTGTCGCTGGTGCGTCGGGCGCAATTGCTTCTGCGGGGGCATCGGAGGCGTTGGGCAGCCATCGCGACATTCAAGTGCTGACGATGGCTCAGGTGATCGATCGAGCCAAGGCTGTGCGAGAATCTATGTCCGAAAATTTGTCGGACTACACGGCTCGTTTTGTTAAGCAAGAACGCGGCGACACCGGAGAGCTTGGCGAAGAAACCGTCATTCGTTTGAAGGTGCAAACGCGACTACGCAATTCTAGTGATGATGCTCCTATGCGTGTCTTCCTCCGCTTTGAAGCACCACAATCACAAGCTGGTCGCAAAGTGATATGGGGCAGCGATCTCTATGATGGCAAGATGGCTGTCCACGAAACGGGAATGCTTCTGGGGCTCAAGACGATCTATCTAGATCCCAATGGAATGATTGCGATGCAGGGCCAAAAGCACCCGGTAAGCGAAATCGGATTGGTCAAGCTGGTTGAGAAGTTAATCGAACGAGGAGGTGAAGATATTGATGATCCGGACCTTCAGATCACGCTCACGCCGAACTACGAATTTGATGGTCGGCAAGTTGAATTCTTGCGAGTGGTGAGAACGAAACGCAAAGAGAAAAAGACTGACGACGACTATCAAACTGCCGAAATTTTCTTGGACGTCGACCGTCAACTCATTCTTCGTTATCGCAGTTTCGGTTGGCCGACGATTGATGGCGAGGAACCACCACTGCTGGAATCCTACACCTACGAAAACGTCGAGTTAAACGTTGGTCTGACGGACACCGATTTTGATGTTACCAACCCCGAGTACGGTTATCCGGCATTCTAA
- a CDS encoding GDSL-type esterase/lipase family protein, with protein sequence MLRAAIGYSLVLALLVLGKPLVGQEATLAPLTFEIPATDEGLAGTGPIRRYDWMKNIWNERRTTFAKNAAESTGAIVFLGDSITQGWADDFRDDFSPITENGFKVANRGISGDTTRGMLLRLEDDVLSLKPTAVVMLMGTNDLDEGATPESTVGNIGLILERMNEHNSEMPIVLCLVMPSSETKNRPAEKIKQINEGLRDLVRGNDQVTIVDTWTLFADENGDAKEAEFPDLLHPNGIGYAKWRAALLPIFATLGFTDLVADDFEVEPGFVSLFNGKDLTGWQFRPTPEPMRKGRARWLGSNPKGVTWPLVESVTHFDGSTQSPNGRFVAMPGRIVVTTPSSGRVIEQLWTKQEFDGDFTLRLEFRASVNSDSGVFIRMPQLQVRDYSLAGPYKNLKRYQPQQWNELEITVKDDVAHCTCNGEVLEQALPLPAKGPIGLEGDRGQVEYRRIRIRLPNELN encoded by the coding sequence ATGTTGCGTGCTGCAATCGGATACTCGCTAGTTCTCGCTTTACTCGTGCTCGGCAAACCGCTTGTTGGCCAGGAAGCCACTTTAGCGCCGCTCACTTTCGAAATCCCAGCCACCGACGAAGGACTTGCCGGTACCGGTCCGATTCGTCGCTACGACTGGATGAAAAACATTTGGAATGAGCGACGCACGACGTTTGCGAAGAACGCCGCTGAAAGTACGGGTGCCATCGTTTTTCTGGGCGACTCAATCACTCAGGGATGGGCCGATGATTTTCGAGACGATTTCTCGCCGATCACCGAAAACGGATTCAAAGTCGCTAACCGAGGCATCAGTGGCGACACGACGCGTGGCATGCTACTGCGTCTTGAAGACGATGTTTTATCACTCAAGCCAACTGCGGTGGTGATGCTGATGGGAACCAATGACCTTGACGAAGGTGCGACGCCCGAGTCCACGGTCGGCAACATTGGGCTGATTCTAGAGCGGATGAACGAACATAATTCCGAGATGCCGATTGTGCTGTGCCTCGTCATGCCAAGCAGCGAAACCAAGAATCGTCCCGCCGAGAAAATCAAGCAAATCAATGAAGGTCTTCGCGATCTAGTTCGCGGGAACGACCAGGTTACCATTGTCGACACCTGGACACTGTTCGCTGATGAAAACGGCGATGCCAAAGAGGCTGAATTTCCAGACCTTCTCCATCCCAATGGAATTGGCTACGCGAAATGGCGAGCTGCATTGCTACCGATCTTTGCGACTTTAGGCTTCACTGATCTTGTTGCCGATGACTTCGAAGTTGAGCCTGGATTCGTAAGCCTTTTTAACGGGAAGGATCTCACCGGATGGCAGTTCAGACCTACTCCTGAACCAATGCGAAAGGGAAGGGCACGCTGGCTTGGATCCAACCCAAAGGGAGTCACATGGCCATTGGTTGAAAGTGTGACCCATTTTGACGGCTCAACGCAGTCACCCAACGGTCGTTTCGTTGCGATGCCCGGTCGTATTGTGGTGACCACTCCATCCAGCGGTCGAGTGATCGAGCAATTGTGGACCAAGCAAGAGTTCGATGGCGACTTTACGTTACGATTGGAATTTCGAGCTTCAGTCAATAGCGACAGTGGCGTCTTCATCCGCATGCCGCAATTACAAGTACGCGATTACTCACTTGCCGGCCCTTACAAGAACCTCAAGCGATATCAACCGCAGCAATGGAACGAACTTGAGATCACGGTCAAAGATGACGTAGCCCATTGCACATGCAACGGCGAAGTCCTAGAGCAAGCCTTGCCACTGCCCGCGAAGGGACCGATCGGACTAGAAGGCGACCGAGGACAAGTCGAGTATCGACGCATCCGCATCCGGCTGCCTAATGAGCTGAACTAA
- the frr gene encoding ribosome recycling factor yields MSVEETLVDAEERMDKAIAVLQHNLSGIRTGRATPGLVDSIKVDVYGSATPLKQLASVGTPEPQQIVIRPYDTSTIKEIEKAIVAGDLGLNPQNDGRMIRLNVPPLSTEVRKKMVARIKELSEEAKISIRNIRRDANKAADTAEKAKEISEDDRDRLKEEVQELTKKFEAQVVEMAKAREDEVTES; encoded by the coding sequence ATGTCAGTTGAAGAAACCCTCGTCGACGCAGAAGAACGTATGGATAAGGCAATCGCCGTTCTGCAACACAACCTATCGGGCATTCGTACCGGACGCGCTACACCAGGACTTGTCGATTCCATTAAAGTTGATGTTTATGGTTCCGCAACACCTTTGAAACAACTCGCCTCGGTGGGCACACCAGAACCTCAGCAAATTGTCATTCGCCCTTACGACACTTCGACCATCAAAGAGATTGAAAAAGCCATCGTAGCTGGCGACCTCGGCCTGAACCCTCAAAACGATGGCCGCATGATTCGTCTGAACGTACCGCCTCTTTCGACGGAAGTTCGCAAGAAGATGGTTGCCCGAATCAAAGAGCTTTCCGAGGAAGCTAAGATTTCGATTCGCAACATCCGTCGTGATGCCAACAAAGCAGCCGACACGGCCGAGAAGGCAAAAGAGATTAGCGAAGATGATCGCGATCGCCTGAAAGAAGAAGTCCAAGAGCTAACGAAAAAGTTCGAAGCTCAGGTCGTTGAAATGGCAAAAGCTCGCGAAGACGAAGTCACCGAAAGCTGA
- the pyrH gene encoding UMP kinase: MTTDSDPESPALQYHRVILKLSGESLADAGGRGISSEESGQIAKQIAQAHKSGCQIAIVIGGGNILRGAQFSGSNSLVQEATAHSMGMLATVINSLAMQDTLERIGLQTRVMSAVPIEKFAETFIRRRAIRHLEKGRIVILAAGIGNPFVTTDTAAAQRALELDADVILKATRVDGVYSEDPEKNPHAVLYDSLSYEDVIRKNLKVMDATAIALCHEHSKPILVFNFKKDGNIVKAISGDTVGTWIGKRS; encoded by the coding sequence ATGACCACAGACTCGGACCCGGAATCGCCTGCCCTACAATACCATCGTGTGATTCTAAAACTCAGTGGCGAGAGTCTCGCGGATGCCGGAGGCCGAGGAATCAGCAGCGAAGAATCGGGCCAGATTGCCAAGCAGATTGCTCAAGCTCATAAGAGCGGTTGCCAGATCGCGATTGTCATCGGCGGCGGCAACATACTCCGCGGTGCTCAATTCTCAGGGAGCAATTCGCTCGTCCAAGAAGCAACCGCCCATTCCATGGGAATGCTCGCGACAGTAATCAACTCCTTGGCGATGCAGGATACGCTCGAACGCATTGGGCTGCAGACCCGAGTGATGTCGGCCGTACCAATTGAAAAATTTGCCGAAACATTCATTCGACGACGCGCCATTCGCCATCTTGAAAAAGGTCGCATCGTGATCTTGGCTGCGGGGATCGGAAACCCGTTTGTCACAACCGACACAGCAGCGGCGCAGCGGGCTTTGGAACTCGATGCAGACGTGATTTTAAAGGCGACTCGTGTCGATGGAGTCTACAGCGAAGACCCCGAGAAAAATCCACACGCTGTACTCTACGACTCGCTTTCGTATGAAGACGTCATCCGCAAAAACCTTAAAGTCATGGATGCCACAGCGATTGCTCTTTGCCACGAACATTCCAAACCAATCTTGGTGTTCAATTTCAAAAAGGATGGCAACATTGTCAAAGCCATCTCAGGCGACACCGTAGGAACGTGGATTGGCAAGCGTTCTTAA
- the tsf gene encoding translation elongation factor Ts, producing MAISAKDVSDLRKSTGAGMMDCKKALEESGGDIDGALDYLRKKGKKVAEKRGDREASEGVVVAKTDGNRSILVALCCETDFVAKNEGFIELADQIATLAMENKVDTIEALNELKIGNSTVSERLIDETGKIGEKIQISDLQVVEGDNIASYIHAGSKIGVLVSFKDGGKDGADQFFRGVAMHIAAMKPSILHPDEFDADFVQKETEALQAQINAENELNEKENLGKPVKTVPQFASRRQLTPEVMKAAEDAIKAELAAEGKPEKIWDKIVPGKLDRFVADNTLLDQERCLMSQFYALDDTKTVEAAVKEFSPEAEVVQFRRVSVG from the coding sequence ATGGCGATTTCAGCAAAAGACGTCAGTGACCTGAGAAAGTCCACCGGCGCAGGCATGATGGACTGCAAGAAAGCCCTCGAAGAGTCCGGTGGCGACATCGACGGCGCTCTGGACTACCTTCGCAAGAAAGGCAAGAAAGTTGCCGAAAAGCGTGGCGACCGCGAAGCAAGTGAAGGTGTTGTCGTTGCCAAAACCGATGGCAATCGCAGCATCCTTGTTGCACTGTGCTGCGAAACTGACTTCGTTGCCAAAAACGAAGGCTTCATCGAACTCGCTGACCAAATTGCAACGCTGGCGATGGAAAACAAAGTCGACACCATCGAAGCTCTCAACGAGCTGAAGATTGGCAACAGCACGGTCAGCGAGCGATTGATCGACGAAACCGGCAAGATCGGCGAGAAGATTCAAATCTCGGACTTGCAAGTTGTCGAAGGCGACAACATCGCGTCGTACATCCACGCAGGCAGCAAGATTGGCGTGCTTGTTTCGTTCAAGGATGGCGGCAAAGACGGCGCGGATCAATTCTTCCGTGGCGTTGCAATGCACATCGCTGCAATGAAGCCTTCCATCCTGCATCCAGACGAATTCGACGCAGACTTCGTGCAGAAGGAAACCGAAGCGTTGCAGGCCCAAATCAACGCCGAGAACGAATTGAACGAAAAGGAAAACCTTGGCAAACCCGTCAAGACCGTGCCTCAATTCGCCAGCCGTCGTCAGCTAACCCCTGAAGTAATGAAAGCAGCAGAAGACGCGATCAAGGCCGAATTGGCCGCTGAAGGCAAGCCCGAGAAGATTTGGGACAAGATCGTTCCAGGAAAGCTCGATCGCTTTGTTGCCGACAACACGTTGCTTGACCAAGAGCGTTGCTTGATGAGCCAATTCTATGCTCTCGATGACACCAAAACTGTCGAAGCTGCAGTCAAAGAATTCAGCCCTGAAGCTGAAGTCGTTCAATTCCGACGCGTTTCGGTCGGCTAG
- the rpsB gene encoding 30S ribosomal protein S2: MANPIVKDMIEAGVHFGHRTSLWNPKMAPYIFGKKNQIHIMDIRETLRGMLRAKKYLSQVAAGGSLILFVGTKRQAGEAVEEQALRCGMPFVSERWLGGTLTNFRTIRSRLGRLEELEELRSSERINEYSKKMQSSLNREYRKMYRNLNGLRTMNRLPECLFIVDPGKERNAVREAKRLGIPTVALIDTDSDPSQIDLPIPGNDDGIRSIELIMKQLADAVNAGKGQAAMNKGSDKPTASAASAAPQPVVAEPVAAESAPEA, from the coding sequence ATGGCCAATCCCATCGTCAAAGACATGATCGAAGCTGGCGTCCACTTTGGACACCGTACCAGCCTGTGGAACCCGAAGATGGCCCCGTACATCTTCGGCAAAAAGAACCAAATCCACATCATGGACATCCGCGAAACACTTCGTGGCATGCTCCGCGCCAAGAAATACCTTTCCCAAGTTGCCGCCGGCGGTAGCCTGATCCTTTTCGTCGGTACCAAGCGACAAGCGGGTGAAGCTGTCGAAGAACAGGCTCTTCGTTGTGGAATGCCTTTCGTTAGCGAACGTTGGCTCGGTGGAACGCTGACCAATTTCCGCACCATTCGCAGCCGATTGGGCCGTTTGGAAGAACTCGAAGAACTTCGCAGCAGCGAACGAATCAACGAGTACAGCAAGAAGATGCAATCTTCGCTGAACCGCGAGTATCGCAAAATGTACCGTAACCTTAACGGTCTTCGCACCATGAACCGCCTCCCTGAGTGTCTGTTCATCGTCGACCCAGGCAAGGAACGCAATGCAGTTCGCGAAGCTAAGCGTCTTGGCATCCCGACCGTCGCCCTGATCGACACCGACAGCGACCCGTCGCAAATCGACCTGCCAATTCCTGGCAACGATGACGGTATTCGCAGCATCGAATTGATCATGAAGCAACTTGCCGATGCGGTAAACGCTGGCAAGGGCCAAGCTGCCATGAACAAGGGTTCGGACAAGCCGACAGCATCTGCTGCCTCCGCTGCACCACAGCCCGTGGTTGCCGAACCGGTTGCTGCAGAATCAGCACCTGAAGCCTAG
- a CDS encoding DUF1553 domain-containing protein — MRPILAGHCFACHGLDNLARQADLRLDLRDDAIDGGALVPGDPDASELIARVLTDASDEVMPPPESKKSLTDAQKQTLVRWVEQGGHYEQHWALIKPIKTTPPESVDTSWTKNPIDSFVLKRLTEQGLSPAPEASPHQLFRRLSLDITGLPPTPEDSQLFAKTYEDNPDQAMSEWIDRLMQSKAWGEHRGRYWLDAARYADTHGMHFDNYREMWPYRDWVIRSFNRNQPFDEFTIEQLAGDLLDESTTDQLIATGFQRCAMTTNEGGTIDEENLAIYAADRVQTFGWVYLGLTTNCCQCHDHKFDPISIKDYYSLAAFFRNTTQPAKDRNAKDGGGPTIVVPSEMDMPRWSVIDNEISTAKTKRDDHVVQATTSFEQWLGGASVEASPSNASSAVLDSIERLEPVLGRLARIRLDGDQKEDLKLALNRQSASYLPAATGELEWVSEGASGESVRFRSGHTIEVGELGDFAVQDAFSVSAWVRVSNLDQSAAVVARMDDQNKHRGWDLFTSAGKLSFHLIHAWPEKALKVSTKAKALKANQWHHICVTYDGSTKPDGVKVYIDASDQPLQVDNDSLEINSDVRTTTPFRIGQRSHGSIFEGGSVQDVQIFSRVLEPSEAVFIGNAPALKKALLKKATDRSEEERKQLLDHFLKHNDPTYVALNDEVVRLETERAGIVDRSPLTHVQVERDDRPAMANILLRGAYDSIGEEVLAETPQALHPMDSALPRNRLGLAKWVVADDNPLTARVTVNRFWQEVFGQGIVTTAEDFGVMGAPPSHPELLDWLAIDFVESGWDVKRFFKQIFMSATYRQAAVTTADKLLRDRDNLLLSRGPRFRMDAEMVRDHALAASGLLSSTMFGPGTRPYQPTNIWNMVGLPGGDTREYEPDTGEGVYRRSLYNFWKRMSPPPSLETFNAPNREVCTVRRERTNTPLQALVTLNDPQFVEAARKLAELAIAQCGDNDREILGLMYWRVLGRPIHEDEFEVIMQTKRDLVAHYKAHPGDASKLLNVGQSDMNPKIELVSLATWTLTANQLMNLDETLCK, encoded by the coding sequence GTGCGGCCAATCCTGGCTGGCCATTGCTTCGCCTGTCACGGTCTGGACAACTTGGCTCGCCAAGCCGACCTAAGGCTTGATCTGCGTGACGATGCGATTGATGGCGGGGCGTTGGTCCCGGGGGACCCGGACGCCAGTGAGTTGATCGCTCGCGTTCTAACCGACGCCTCCGACGAAGTGATGCCGCCGCCGGAATCCAAGAAGTCGCTGACCGATGCGCAGAAACAAACACTCGTTCGCTGGGTCGAGCAAGGTGGCCACTACGAGCAGCACTGGGCTTTGATTAAGCCAATCAAAACTACTCCACCGGAATCGGTCGATACTTCGTGGACGAAGAATCCGATCGACAGTTTTGTTCTCAAGCGTCTGACTGAGCAAGGGCTCTCGCCAGCGCCAGAAGCCAGTCCCCACCAACTGTTTCGGCGTCTCTCGCTCGACATCACTGGCTTGCCACCTACACCCGAAGATTCCCAATTGTTTGCGAAGACCTACGAGGACAATCCTGACCAGGCCATGTCCGAATGGATCGACCGCTTAATGCAATCGAAGGCTTGGGGAGAACATCGAGGACGCTATTGGCTTGATGCTGCGCGCTATGCTGACACGCACGGAATGCACTTTGACAACTATCGAGAGATGTGGCCGTATCGTGACTGGGTGATTCGGTCGTTCAATCGCAACCAACCGTTCGATGAGTTTACGATTGAACAACTTGCTGGTGACCTGCTCGACGAATCCACCACCGATCAATTGATTGCAACCGGATTCCAGCGATGTGCGATGACCACCAACGAAGGCGGCACTATCGATGAAGAGAACTTGGCGATCTATGCCGCCGATCGAGTGCAGACCTTTGGTTGGGTTTATTTGGGACTAACAACGAATTGTTGCCAATGCCATGATCACAAGTTTGATCCCATTTCAATCAAAGATTACTACTCACTCGCGGCGTTCTTTCGTAACACGACACAACCTGCCAAGGATCGCAACGCCAAAGATGGTGGGGGGCCGACGATTGTGGTGCCCAGTGAAATGGATATGCCGCGGTGGTCAGTTATAGACAACGAAATCAGCACCGCAAAAACCAAGCGAGATGATCACGTGGTCCAAGCAACCACGTCATTCGAACAGTGGCTCGGCGGTGCTTCCGTGGAAGCAAGCCCATCCAATGCGTCCAGCGCAGTGCTCGATTCCATTGAGCGATTGGAACCTGTTCTCGGGCGTCTTGCTCGCATCCGATTGGATGGAGATCAAAAGGAAGATCTGAAACTGGCTTTGAACCGGCAATCGGCTTCTTACCTCCCCGCCGCCACAGGCGAACTGGAATGGGTTTCGGAGGGGGCAAGCGGCGAATCTGTTCGATTTCGATCGGGACATACCATCGAAGTCGGCGAGCTTGGCGATTTTGCAGTCCAAGATGCATTCTCGGTATCGGCCTGGGTTCGTGTTTCAAACCTAGACCAAAGTGCTGCGGTGGTCGCAAGGATGGATGACCAAAACAAACATCGCGGTTGGGATCTATTTACCAGTGCCGGTAAGTTGAGCTTTCATTTGATCCACGCTTGGCCCGAAAAGGCCTTGAAAGTTTCGACAAAGGCTAAGGCGTTAAAGGCTAACCAGTGGCATCATATTTGTGTGACATATGACGGCAGCACCAAGCCAGACGGCGTGAAAGTTTATATCGACGCATCAGATCAGCCATTGCAGGTTGACAATGATTCGTTGGAGATCAACTCCGACGTGCGAACGACGACGCCATTTCGAATCGGACAGCGTAGTCATGGCTCGATCTTTGAAGGTGGCTCTGTTCAGGACGTGCAGATCTTCAGTCGAGTATTGGAACCAAGCGAAGCGGTATTCATTGGAAACGCCCCTGCCTTGAAGAAAGCGTTGTTAAAGAAGGCCACCGATCGCAGCGAAGAAGAGCGAAAGCAGTTGCTTGATCATTTTCTCAAGCACAACGATCCCACTTACGTGGCATTGAACGACGAGGTCGTTCGGTTGGAAACCGAGCGTGCAGGGATTGTGGATCGAAGTCCATTGACCCATGTCCAGGTGGAACGCGACGATCGGCCCGCGATGGCGAACATACTCTTGCGTGGAGCTTATGATTCGATCGGTGAGGAGGTCTTGGCGGAGACTCCGCAGGCGCTTCATCCGATGGATTCTGCACTTCCCCGCAATCGACTTGGTTTGGCAAAGTGGGTGGTCGCGGATGATAATCCACTCACCGCGCGAGTCACGGTCAACCGCTTTTGGCAGGAAGTGTTCGGGCAAGGAATTGTCACTACCGCCGAAGATTTCGGAGTCATGGGAGCCCCACCATCGCATCCCGAGTTGCTCGATTGGTTGGCGATTGACTTTGTCGAAAGTGGCTGGGACGTCAAACGCTTTTTCAAGCAGATCTTCATGAGTGCGACGTATCGCCAAGCAGCGGTCACGACAGCCGATAAATTGTTGAGAGACCGCGACAACTTACTGCTATCCCGCGGCCCTCGCTTTCGTATGGACGCCGAGATGGTTCGCGACCACGCTCTCGCAGCGAGCGGGTTGTTGTCGTCAACGATGTTTGGTCCGGGAACGCGTCCCTACCAACCTACCAATATTTGGAACATGGTTGGTTTACCCGGTGGCGACACTCGTGAATATGAACCCGATACGGGTGAGGGAGTTTATCGACGTTCGCTCTACAATTTCTGGAAACGCATGTCGCCGCCGCCAAGCCTCGAAACTTTCAACGCTCCCAATCGCGAAGTGTGCACTGTTCGGCGCGAACGAACCAATACTCCGCTGCAGGCACTTGTGACGCTGAATGATCCGCAGTTTGTTGAAGCGGCGAGAAAGCTTGCCGAGTTGGCCATTGCGCAATGTGGCGACAATGATCGAGAAATCTTGGGTCTAATGTATTGGCGAGTGCTGGGCAGGCCGATTCACGAGGATGAATTCGAAGTCATCATGCAAACCAAACGAGACTTGGTTGCCCACTACAAGGCTCATCCAGGCGATGCCTCTAAGCTCCTTAACGTTGGCCAGTCAGACATGAATCCTAAGATCGAGCTTGTTTCGCTTGCGACCTGGACATTGACGGCAAACCAACTCATGAACCTTGACGAAACGCTTTGCAAGTAA